The Anaeromusa acidaminophila DSM 3853 sequence CCTGTTGTACGGTTAGTCTTCCAGCACATATACTTTGACGTAACGTCGGCCAAATCCCCATGCCTGTGCATAGTCCTCCATACAAAGGTCAATTTTCATTCCTTTGATGGCGCCACCGGTATCTGCAGCCACTGCATAGCCATAACCAGGGATATACAACCGTGTTCCTAACGGAATCACTCTGGGATCTACTGCCACAACCCCCCAGCGAGCCGGAATGCCGCTGGCGGTAATCCCATGACCGCCTCCGTCCGTGGGCAGATACGCCGTAGCTTCCATCGTTAACGTCCGGCTAAACCGTTGATCGCCGCGAGACGTATTCACTACATCGCGTGTACCAACTCGCACCGTCTGCGCTTTGGAGGCTACCTTGACTTTCTCTGACACCACTTGTTCCCCGATAGATTCACCATCCGCTAAAGTAACACGGACAGCCACTTCTTTCACTCCGTCGGTGCCTGTTTCCAGCACCTCTGTTGCCCCTTTTTCAAGAGTAGCATCAGGCTGTTGCATCACGGAGAAGGGATCAGGAATCTCCCTTGTTTCCATTCTTGTTTCGATTTTTACGAGGCGTACCGTCATATTCGGAGACAGGCGTACCCCGTCCCCCGGTTCGGTTCGCACGGTTTCAGGCTTAAAGCCCAGCGCTCCTGCCAATTCCCCAACCGTCTGCTTGGCCGTCATAACGGTTTTAGTTCCTTCTTTTAATTGAACTGTCACGGGGAATGCACGAAGCACCTCCACCACCGTACCATTCTGCACCGAAGGCGTCGACAAGCGATATTCGTCCTGCGGTCCCATTTCCACTCCGGCTTCCGCCAAAATGTCCGTGGGCTTGCTGTGTAGCGTGCGAATGGAAACAGCTTGCCCATCGACCTGCACATCGACCGTTTTATATGCCCATACAAAGCCGGTCAAAAAGAAGATCGACAGTGCCAGCGCTGAAATCAGCACCAGCTCTTTCCGCTCAGAAAGTACCTTTAGAGACAGAGTGTTTTTCATTCCACTCCCCCTTTCTAAAGGTTTAGTCATTGTAACATGATTTTTTTTGACTGTCAAACCGCAGCGTCTTGTGTGTAAATATTTTTGTTTTTATTTATATCTTTATTTGTTACTTCCAAAGTTGTTTAGTTTTAAAAAAAATTAGATTTTGTAATTATATAGATTGAGGCTTGCATATCTATCCACACACGCACTAATTCACCACAACTTCCATTTTCATCAAATAAACGCCTATTGTAATTTACTTTTTAAGTTTTCATAAAATTACTCATAAACAAATTTTCGCAAAAAACTCCCTTTCTTAGCGGATTATTTTACTCGCAATGTCTTTCTTTTTTCAGAATTATCGTTCTATTTTTACATAATTTTACTTTAAAATTTTCCTTACAGCTTTTAGATTTTCAAACTGTATCCTAACAATATTGCAAGGTTTAGGAAAAATATTCATTTTCCTTCATTATATATAAGAAAATTAGGTCGATATTGCACTCTATGCGGGGATACAGAAACACCACTTCCCCTACCTCCCTTTAACAAGGAAAGCATATCAATTCACAGGCTGCAGCCTAACGTCCGCGCCCAGCGCCTGCGGCAAAACTTTTGCGAGCGAAG is a genomic window containing:
- a CDS encoding 3D domain-containing protein — its product is MKNTLSLKVLSERKELVLISALALSIFFLTGFVWAYKTVDVQVDGQAVSIRTLHSKPTDILAEAGVEMGPQDEYRLSTPSVQNGTVVEVLRAFPVTVQLKEGTKTVMTAKQTVGELAGALGFKPETVRTEPGDGVRLSPNMTVRLVKIETRMETREIPDPFSVMQQPDATLEKGATEVLETGTDGVKEVAVRVTLADGESIGEQVVSEKVKVASKAQTVRVGTRDVVNTSRGDQRFSRTLTMEATAYLPTDGGGHGITASGIPARWGVVAVDPRVIPLGTRLYIPGYGYAVAADTGGAIKGMKIDLCMEDYAQAWGFGRRYVKVYVLED